Proteins from one Longimicrobium sp. genomic window:
- a CDS encoding peptidylprolyl isomerase, which produces MKLSRWALVAAPLAVAACGIGGAMKSEADVVAKAAGKELRVEDAAQILAANPQIPTDPMVVRQLADLWVDYTLLATAAAEDTSLSVLDLDDFVKEEQEEQVVYRYLEAQVKPDTSFTDAELEQLWNSEGPGVEVRARHILLKPAAEATPAQREQLRARAEAIRVRAAGGEDFAALARETTEEPGGKERGGDLDWFGRGRMVPQFEEAAFKLQAGQVSPVVETPFGYHVIKVEDRKQQPIGENREGWRQHLKGTAQQRALTTYIDSLRKTAKVVVQTGAEESVRELAGQENLNLRGRAASRQLVSYQGGEVTAAEIAETMQGVPGGGRDQMKTAPAEQVKQFLETEALKEFLAAEARQKNFRLSPAAADSIRTGAREAIREILRVSGLANRRFPKGKAGNGAIQEAVRNLMEQAVAGQRQLPPLNKLGYALRNAYGADINSESFQKVADRMKAIRASQPAPQQQPGFPGGMPPGAEGMPGQPGQPQPGQAPQPGQPQPGQAPQPQPQPQAPQPQGGQAPATQPAPGQKQ; this is translated from the coding sequence ATGAAGCTGTCTCGTTGGGCGCTCGTGGCCGCTCCGCTCGCCGTAGCGGCGTGCGGCATCGGCGGTGCCATGAAGTCCGAAGCCGACGTGGTGGCCAAGGCCGCCGGCAAGGAGCTGCGCGTGGAAGACGCGGCGCAGATCCTGGCGGCCAACCCCCAGATTCCCACCGACCCGATGGTGGTTCGCCAGCTGGCGGACCTGTGGGTGGACTACACCCTGCTGGCCACCGCGGCCGCCGAGGACACCAGCCTTTCGGTGCTGGACCTGGACGACTTCGTGAAGGAGGAGCAGGAGGAGCAGGTGGTGTACCGCTACCTGGAAGCCCAGGTGAAGCCCGACACCTCCTTTACCGACGCCGAGCTGGAACAGCTGTGGAACAGCGAAGGGCCCGGGGTGGAGGTGCGCGCGCGCCACATCCTGCTGAAGCCCGCCGCCGAGGCCACGCCCGCCCAGCGCGAGCAGCTGCGGGCGCGCGCCGAGGCCATCCGCGTGCGCGCGGCCGGGGGCGAGGACTTCGCCGCGCTGGCCCGTGAAACGACGGAAGAGCCGGGCGGCAAGGAGCGCGGCGGCGACCTGGACTGGTTCGGCCGCGGGCGCATGGTGCCGCAGTTCGAAGAGGCCGCCTTCAAGCTGCAGGCCGGCCAGGTGAGCCCGGTGGTGGAAACGCCGTTCGGCTACCACGTGATCAAGGTCGAGGACCGCAAGCAGCAGCCCATCGGCGAGAACCGCGAAGGCTGGCGCCAGCACCTGAAGGGCACCGCGCAGCAGCGCGCGCTCACCACGTACATCGACTCGCTGCGCAAGACCGCCAAGGTGGTGGTGCAGACCGGGGCCGAGGAGAGCGTCCGCGAGCTGGCGGGCCAGGAAAACCTGAACCTCCGCGGCCGCGCCGCCAGCCGCCAGCTGGTGTCGTACCAGGGCGGCGAGGTGACCGCCGCCGAGATCGCCGAGACCATGCAGGGCGTGCCGGGCGGCGGGCGCGACCAGATGAAGACCGCTCCCGCCGAGCAGGTCAAGCAGTTCCTGGAAACGGAGGCCCTCAAGGAGTTCCTGGCCGCCGAGGCGCGCCAGAAGAACTTCCGCCTGTCGCCCGCTGCCGCCGACTCCATCCGCACCGGGGCCCGCGAAGCCATCCGCGAGATCCTGCGGGTGTCGGGACTGGCCAACCGCCGCTTTCCCAAGGGCAAGGCCGGCAACGGCGCCATCCAGGAGGCCGTCCGCAACCTGATGGAGCAGGCCGTTGCCGGGCAGCGCCAGCTTCCGCCGCTGAACAAGCTGGGCTACGCGCTTCGCAACGCGTACGGCGCCGACATCAACAGCGAGAGCTTCCAGAAGGTGGCCGACCGCATGAAGGCCATCCGCGCCTCGCAGCCGGCACCGCAGCAGCAGCCGGGCTTCCCCGGCGGCATGCCCCCGGGCGCCGAGGGCATGCCGGGCCAGCCGGGCCAGCCGCAGCCCGGCCAGGCCCCTCAGCCGGGCCAGCCGCAGCCGGGACAGGCCCCTCAGCCGCAGCCGCAGCCGCAGGCTCCGCAGCCGCAGGGCGGGCAGGCGCCCGCCACGCAGCCCGCGCCGGGACAGAAGCAGTAG
- the mfd gene encoding transcription-repair coupling factor, which produces MPHPLLIDSVQTVPAFRELAAGLPRAGETVVASGLAGSAPLLLVAGLHRARPERMWLVVGGGPEDAEMATSDLEALLGEASVFLYPQRESLPYEEGEPHLEIGGTRVEALEALLSGRARVMVTTARAMQELSPAVEGLRDLRLEVRAGETVKIGALSARLEEMGFERVATVEEVGQYALRGGIVDVFGFGAPEPARIEFLGDEVESIRFFDILSQLSVRAVPHIQLLPVDLKPAEAPSVEGAPRLAAEGERRTLLDYLPEDTLVVHLHGGGTRQELERTWTEVVRLHESEARRGTRPEQPERLFMPPAVAERRLGTFPQLFVEDAGTLPVQRFARFRALPPPAIDRDMGRLGEVLKQAAGAGDRTLVLCDNQGQLERLQELLDELKVARWTELAIGSMSGGFVLADAVPALRVLTDHEIFRRSRRIRRRRRFRGGAALESVAALKPGDYVVHMDHGVGQFRRMERVRLGEEEFETLVIEYSGGELLRVPVHRVDLIERWVAEDNEAPPPKVHRIGGKDWSRAKQKTRKAIQEMTAELLELYAARQAEKGFAFAPDTRWQREMESAFLFEDTPDQRQATEDVKRDMESPRPMDRLICGDVGYGKTEIAIRGAFKAVQEGKQVAVLVPTTILAEQHLHTFRERLADFPVKIEALSRFRTAKEQAKVLQQLEAGEVDILVGTHRLLSPDVKFRDLGLMVIDEEQRFGVKHKEMLKHLRRSVDVLTLTATPIPRTLHFSLLGLRDMTLIQTPPRDRQPVITHVLPWTDAILEDAIRRELDRGGQVFFVHNRVETIGAVAQKVQGLVSDARIGVAHGQMREKELEEVMTRFLEGEADVLVATAIIEAGLDVPRANTLIVNRADYFGLSQLYQIRGRVGRSHHRAYCYLLVPDEIQEDAEKRLRVLEHYTELGSGYRIALKDLELRGAGNILGQQQSGFVSAVGLDTYLRLLEDTIRQMKGGGASGPAPLAEVSVDGTALIPDSYIPDEAQKLHFYRRLSREEKLEGIDALRRELRDRYGPLPDEVETMLGTAALRLLGGGLRIERILVRPWDVRINFRQGMVPRMASLQRSLQAWQFAVEVRRALPLSLTLTRHGTEPIMGTLVSALRDLAADPALAA; this is translated from the coding sequence GTGCCGCACCCCCTGCTCATCGACTCGGTCCAGACCGTCCCCGCGTTCCGCGAGCTGGCCGCCGGCCTGCCCCGCGCGGGCGAAACGGTGGTCGCGTCGGGACTGGCGGGGTCGGCGCCGCTGCTGCTGGTGGCCGGGCTTCACCGCGCGCGCCCCGAGCGCATGTGGCTGGTGGTGGGCGGCGGGCCCGAAGACGCCGAGATGGCCACCTCGGACCTGGAGGCGCTGCTGGGTGAGGCCTCCGTCTTCCTGTACCCGCAGCGCGAGTCGCTGCCGTACGAGGAGGGCGAGCCGCACCTGGAGATCGGCGGCACGCGGGTGGAGGCGCTGGAGGCGCTGCTCAGCGGACGGGCGCGGGTGATGGTGACCACCGCGCGGGCCATGCAGGAATTGTCGCCCGCGGTGGAGGGGCTTCGCGACCTGCGGCTGGAGGTGCGCGCGGGCGAGACGGTGAAGATCGGCGCGCTCTCGGCGCGGCTGGAGGAGATGGGCTTCGAGCGCGTGGCCACCGTCGAGGAAGTGGGGCAGTACGCGCTGCGGGGCGGCATCGTCGACGTCTTCGGCTTCGGCGCGCCCGAGCCGGCACGCATCGAGTTCCTGGGCGACGAGGTGGAGTCCATCCGCTTCTTCGACATCCTGTCGCAGCTGTCCGTTCGCGCGGTTCCCCACATCCAGCTGCTTCCGGTAGACCTGAAGCCCGCCGAAGCGCCGTCCGTCGAAGGCGCTCCCCGGCTCGCGGCGGAGGGCGAACGGCGGACGCTGCTGGACTACCTGCCCGAGGACACGCTGGTGGTGCACCTGCACGGCGGCGGCACCCGGCAGGAGCTGGAGCGCACGTGGACGGAGGTGGTGCGCCTTCACGAGTCAGAGGCGCGGCGCGGCACCCGGCCCGAGCAGCCCGAGCGGCTGTTCATGCCGCCGGCCGTGGCCGAGCGGCGGCTGGGCACCTTTCCGCAGCTGTTCGTGGAAGACGCGGGCACGCTCCCCGTGCAGCGCTTCGCCCGCTTCCGCGCGCTGCCGCCGCCCGCCATCGACCGCGACATGGGGCGGCTGGGCGAGGTGCTCAAGCAGGCGGCGGGCGCGGGCGACCGTACGCTGGTGCTGTGCGACAACCAGGGGCAGCTGGAGCGGCTGCAGGAGCTGCTGGACGAATTGAAGGTGGCGCGGTGGACGGAGCTGGCCATCGGCTCCATGTCGGGCGGGTTCGTGCTGGCCGACGCCGTCCCCGCGCTGCGGGTGCTGACGGACCACGAGATCTTCCGCCGCTCGCGCCGCATCCGCCGCCGCAGGCGCTTCCGGGGCGGGGCCGCGCTGGAAAGCGTGGCGGCGCTCAAGCCGGGCGACTACGTGGTGCACATGGACCACGGCGTGGGGCAGTTCCGGCGGATGGAGCGGGTTCGCCTGGGCGAGGAGGAGTTCGAGACGCTGGTCATCGAGTACTCGGGCGGCGAGCTGCTGCGCGTGCCGGTGCACCGGGTAGACCTGATCGAGCGCTGGGTGGCCGAGGACAACGAGGCCCCGCCCCCCAAGGTGCACCGGATCGGCGGCAAGGACTGGTCTCGGGCCAAGCAGAAGACGCGCAAGGCCATCCAGGAGATGACGGCCGAGCTGCTGGAATTGTACGCCGCCCGCCAGGCCGAGAAGGGGTTCGCCTTTGCCCCCGACACCCGCTGGCAGCGCGAGATGGAGTCGGCGTTCCTCTTCGAGGACACCCCCGACCAGCGCCAGGCCACCGAGGACGTCAAGCGCGACATGGAGTCGCCGCGCCCGATGGACCGCCTGATCTGCGGCGACGTGGGCTACGGCAAGACGGAGATCGCCATCCGCGGCGCCTTCAAGGCCGTGCAGGAAGGGAAGCAGGTGGCGGTCCTCGTCCCGACGACCATCCTGGCCGAGCAGCACCTGCACACCTTCCGCGAGCGCCTGGCCGACTTTCCGGTGAAGATCGAGGCGCTGTCGCGCTTTCGCACCGCCAAGGAGCAGGCAAAGGTGCTGCAGCAGCTGGAGGCGGGCGAGGTCGACATCCTCGTCGGGACCCATCGCCTGCTTTCGCCCGACGTGAAGTTCCGCGACCTCGGGCTGATGGTGATCGACGAGGAGCAGCGCTTCGGGGTGAAGCACAAGGAGATGCTGAAGCACCTGCGCCGCAGCGTGGACGTGCTGACGCTCACCGCCACGCCCATCCCGCGCACCCTGCACTTTTCGCTGCTGGGGCTGCGCGACATGACGCTGATCCAGACGCCGCCGCGCGACCGGCAGCCGGTGATCACCCACGTGCTGCCGTGGACCGACGCCATCCTGGAAGACGCCATCCGGCGCGAACTGGACCGCGGAGGCCAGGTGTTCTTCGTCCACAACCGGGTGGAGACGATCGGCGCCGTCGCGCAGAAGGTGCAGGGGCTGGTGTCGGACGCGCGCATCGGGGTGGCGCACGGGCAGATGCGCGAGAAGGAGCTGGAGGAGGTGATGACCCGCTTCCTGGAGGGCGAGGCCGACGTGCTGGTGGCCACGGCCATCATCGAGGCGGGGCTCGACGTTCCCCGCGCGAACACGCTGATCGTCAACCGGGCGGACTACTTCGGCCTCAGCCAGCTGTACCAGATCCGCGGGCGGGTGGGCCGCAGCCACCACCGCGCGTACTGCTATCTCCTCGTCCCCGACGAGATCCAGGAAGACGCCGAGAAGCGGCTGCGGGTGCTGGAGCACTACACCGAGCTGGGAAGCGGCTACCGCATCGCGCTCAAGGACCTGGAGCTGCGCGGCGCTGGCAACATCCTGGGGCAGCAGCAGTCGGGGTTCGTCTCGGCCGTGGGGCTCGACACCTACCTGCGCCTGCTGGAAGACACCATCCGGCAGATGAAGGGCGGCGGCGCATCGGGCCCCGCCCCGCTGGCGGAGGTGTCGGTGGATGGCACGGCGCTGATCCCGGACAGCTACATCCCCGACGAAGCGCAGAAGCTCCACTTCTACCGGCGCCTGTCGCGCGAGGAGAAGCTGGAAGGGATCGACGCCCTGCGCCGCGAGCTGCGCGACCGCTACGGCCCGCTTCCCGACGAGGTGGAGACCATGCTGGGGACGGCGGCGCTGCGGCTGCTGGGGGGCGGGCTGCGCATCGAGCGCATCCTGGTTCGCCCGTGGGACGTGCGCATCAACTTCCGGCAGGGGATGGTGCCGCGGATGGCGTCGCTCCAGCGGAGCCTGCAGGCCTGGCAGTTCGCCGTGGAGGTGCGCCGGGCCCTGCCGCTGTCGCTGACGCTGACGCGCCACGGCACCGAGCCCATCATGGGCACGCTGGTCTCCGCCCTGCGCGACCTGGCCGCCGACCCCGCGCTGGCGGCGTGA
- a CDS encoding S8 family peptidase — MKLRNTSLLLGMAALAACSDQATEPVAARNAPVHFAANGRGIEGSYIVVLKEGSDARAVAAVAGVTPQHVYSAALTGFSAELNAGQLNALRSHPSVDFVEEDQVATLSTTQSGATWGIDRTDQRARPLSGTYNYTNTASNVRAYIIDTGVRATHAEFRKTDGTTRAQNNYNATGDGNASDCNGHGTHVAGTVGGKTYGIAKAVMIRAVKVFTCSGGSANSTIIAGIDWVTANHIKPAVANLSLGGGASQATDDAVNRLSNAGVFVAVAAGNSNVDACTTSPARASTVTTVASSTSTDAKSSFSNWGSCVELYAPGSSITSAWYQSDTQTNTISGTSMASPHVAGVGALYKGTYGDAGYSTIRTWLINNATTNVITGNVSGTPNRLLFKSTL, encoded by the coding sequence ATGAAGCTCCGCAACACCTCGCTGCTCCTTGGCATGGCCGCGCTGGCCGCCTGCTCGGACCAGGCGACCGAGCCCGTGGCGGCCCGCAATGCCCCCGTGCACTTTGCCGCCAATGGCCGCGGGATCGAGGGATCGTACATCGTGGTGCTCAAGGAAGGGTCCGATGCCCGCGCCGTCGCCGCCGTGGCCGGGGTGACCCCGCAGCACGTGTACTCCGCCGCGCTCACCGGCTTTTCCGCCGAGCTGAACGCCGGGCAGCTGAACGCGCTGCGCAGCCACCCCTCGGTGGACTTCGTGGAAGAGGACCAGGTGGCCACGCTTTCGACCACGCAGTCGGGCGCCACCTGGGGCATCGACCGCACCGACCAGCGTGCGCGTCCGCTCTCGGGCACCTACAATTACACCAACACGGCCTCCAACGTCCGGGCGTACATCATCGACACGGGCGTGCGCGCCACGCACGCCGAGTTCCGCAAGACCGACGGCACCACCCGCGCCCAGAACAACTACAACGCCACCGGCGACGGCAACGCCTCGGACTGCAACGGGCACGGAACGCACGTGGCCGGCACGGTGGGCGGCAAGACGTACGGCATCGCCAAGGCCGTGATGATCCGCGCCGTCAAGGTGTTCACCTGCTCGGGCGGCAGCGCCAACAGCACCATCATCGCCGGCATCGACTGGGTGACGGCCAACCACATCAAGCCGGCCGTGGCCAACCTGTCGCTGGGCGGCGGCGCCAGCCAGGCGACCGACGACGCGGTGAACCGCCTGTCGAACGCCGGCGTGTTCGTGGCCGTGGCGGCGGGCAACTCCAACGTGGATGCCTGCACCACCTCGCCGGCCCGCGCCAGCACCGTGACCACCGTGGCTTCGTCCACCAGCACCGACGCCAAGTCGTCGTTCAGCAACTGGGGGAGCTGCGTGGAGCTGTACGCGCCGGGGAGCAGCATCACCTCGGCCTGGTACCAGAGCGACACGCAGACCAACACCATCAGCGGCACCTCGATGGCCTCGCCGCACGTGGCGGGCGTGGGCGCGCTGTACAAGGGCACCTACGGCGACGCCGGGTACTCCACCATCCGCACCTGGCTGATCAACAACGCCACGACCAACGTGATCACCGGCAACGTCAGCGGCACGCCCAACCGGCTGCTGTTCAAGTCGACCCTGTAA